One window of Alkaliphilus metalliredigens QYMF genomic DNA carries:
- a CDS encoding IreB family regulatory phosphoprotein encodes MTEKINLTMKFSLDKEKEEQARDIILTVFQALQEKGYNPTNQFVGYILSGDPTYITNHNDARSLIRKIERDELLEELLKSYLTNQ; translated from the coding sequence ATGACTGAAAAAATAAATTTAACAATGAAATTCAGTTTAGATAAGGAGAAAGAAGAGCAAGCTAGAGATATTATACTAACTGTTTTTCAGGCACTACAAGAAAAAGGCTACAATCCCACAAATCAATTTGTAGGCTATATTTTATCAGGAGATCCAACTTATATTACAAATCATAATGATGCAAGAAGCTTAATTAGAAAAATAGAAAGAGATGAATTGCTAGAAGAATTACTAAAGTCATACTTAACAAACCAATAG